The Hevea brasiliensis isolate MT/VB/25A 57/8 unplaced genomic scaffold, ASM3005281v1 Scaf53, whole genome shotgun sequence DNA segment aacctcttgcatctctccctactggtagagagtagactcactgcataatggctaaggcgggaaaattctctttcatactcagccactgatctgcccctctgtttcaaacttaagaattcttgtagcttcggtctacataagcatcgaggatgtatttctgaattcccgaggaagtcattccagtcaagatcgcagttctactgcatcgtgggaatggttttccaccaccataagcatccccttgtagtaaggatctcgagtattcaagtccgagctcctctgcacaatgaagtttcttgaacaccctatccatcctctctaaccactgttcacttCTATAGGATCTATCAGTCCTTAAACtctgagccccatacttcatcaatttatcatcttgtcgtaggagaccgtggttgtaccactgtgtccgaattgggacttgagtaggtgcattaccaccatttgttggaatattgcgaccatctgctgagcgaatcgagcagaaagctgcgatgctgcggtgtcttcttgaaccaccgacattttgtacactgggcatccccttgcacctcgaccTCAATAGATGATCATcgagcgatcaccctcttccatattcaatgcgaggattttagctttctgaacaataacacaaggatatttactcgttagtgcatatttatctcaGAATgtcgtatgtatcaaacaatgatattgagcggttgtactatgaagaaaggacattcaaataacagtgaaagcagaatttaaaactttgctcgataccactaaaacatgtcacaccctaccctctcagaaggcataacatgatcccgtagtatacccgatgaattaccaactccgtctcatcgataacccattaaatacactacaagggattttaaaaaaacttttcttacttcttttacgatggtgagcactatttacagtgttaaagactttggtgaatcaagtgaaataactaactcatttgatttatttagaatttcagaaatttttggcaaagtgccctctgtattttggataaagcagttcttgaaaactctcaaaagcacttctataattttccaaatctcaacttcaatacatttctcaacacaacaatttatcaactcaattccatagaaatttttcaaagtctgagataagaaaatataatacaacttttacaatccaaaacactcataattaatttacaacttcaagtacaatttaatttacaatgctcaaaaccaaaaacaatatgtacatacaaaggtcatacattacaagatacaaaagcaaaagcggtatactcaatatacctgtaatccctcatttggatgtatatgcagcctagtctgctgctgtctatctctctactgcgacaataaaagctatcatttgagacaatgtctcatggtgcacaacattaaccaaatccaatttaaatcacaattcataagtcatgtaaatagtggatacttaaaatcataattaaattcatgacaataattgtcaacaagaatttaaactccatttctcaatatcacaataattttccataagtcggatcagtttgaattcaaaagacaagatatgtcaatgagagtttaaatccatttcacaatctcacaatacacatcaataaatcacacagcttaatcatgatccataattcaattcatcccaaaagccgatggctaatgaggtattcaattcatcccaaaagtcgatgactaatgaggaataacatggctagctagcaaaaatatgagtacttattctattcgtcctcaacaggcacacacctcaacacttcagccagagagggaattcaattcatcccactagacaagctagagaggaatacaatcaatatacatgatagctgtggtttcaaaccatttctaatgctttttaatcaataagtatccatcaatgtcattcaaaccatttttcacagtttcaaactattcacaatatttttcaattaataaatattcctcaaacacatttccacaatttaaaataatgatatacaaataatcaatatttatttacattgaaaataattcaaaagaaacagttgttgtgcacaaacctctgatatttgtctcctggtcttgactcagtatttctttcccttttgctgagtccttgttaactgagaaacacaatttgaagtgtttcagtaccaaattaaactgtctctatcgatggggtttggtaaataatgcactgaactcaattattcactaagtcacctaatataccgaccctcattgcgttttaggtaaattaggttttagtgtcgttaatatgtcacactcgatagggttttagatttggtatgttttaccaaagtcatttccttgcttagtgcattttaatgcaaattgctagattccggaacactggtttgacctaaccggacgatctagttccctcggttttcgggtctcggtcgaaactataaacttgtagatctaggtcttattgcacgcggtgcaaaatttcaggtcaatccgagttaagtagaccaagttatggtcattacactattgctggtcaagtggtaccattttaggtcaattttaggtcaaattggtcaattctggttcggccagtttttggacccgaacttgtgcaagttgtttgacttacttatggtcatttctgggctttggtgtcctcataagacgtgtaggtatgggtcttaactattcttggtcaaaatttcaggtcaattggacctggtttgagtgagttatggcctaaacactcactgctgcccaattggtcatttttcaggtcctaattgcacctaatccgaattggtcatttttttaggtcaccttgcaagcagaattttggcatggtttctcaatgaaagttggcacattttgtgcctagtttcacctcaaattggtctcataccaattgaggttacacattcaaggttataggctaaaatatacactgccctcaatatgcaattcacaccccaacttcaaacacattatttaccttgcaaggtttacttccataccctatcaaactgttttggcacattaccaaaaacattttctacattacataagcattattttgggcagattccaatcacaaTAAACAAACCAAAtagcattcacaattacaatttctaattaccattacaaacacacctaaacattacaaactttacatacactttacaatgtaaattgacatacatatcatcaatccttctaggtcaatatgctgcccacactcccttcaatatacaccattattcaagtgtccacaagctgccacaattcattcatcaacatcacattgccgtaccatatgccaattcccatcaaagtgcatcattcaccatatatacatgcattaaatcactaggttactaaatcaccatgattaacattatttctcatcaattatatacacaaatacctcatcaaaaacgtgacccatggctgtccaaaatggcaacaacaataacccttcaaactcaaaattttccttcaccaaaccaatacccataacatgcataaaaactttaacaaaggatttctcaaaaatgcaaacttacctttatttgtaacttgctaaaccttcaccaaacttctcaaaattagtatcaatatcttccttgtggtgtgtagaccatttttcatgaaagaacctaagagaatggagttgaaatggagagaggaaatgaagctcaaagaaaaacgtcaatggagtttcaaggtttcttcaattcggccatttgagagaattttgaggaagatggaatttcagatggtgagtggaccatatcagccatatttcaatgataaattaatcctatagtggtccactaactaaaattaaaacatattataagttaactttcaattaatccacatttaacccattatttccactatttattttaggtaccatcaaattcatttttcatttcattttctaagtgtaatactatttatttttaatggacatttaggtcaaaagacaattcgggatgtcaaatgaccataatgccctgttcgtggttttccgatttttctgaacaccgtattttgtctgtttttcgatttctcacttttctttgtactaattatttaatttttctttgatctttctaatgatatttatacttcaataagggtctatttatgtccaaaaaatattttccagggttccccgcagtccagggttggtcaacggtccacgccgtgacctcccggtgcggtcacccatcgctaggtttcccggctcacttactcggttacattactttactatgattttttctttgtttttcttttcttgtatttcattattttatgtctcctcactcatattgaggtacggttctaggcatcctagctatccggacaacactggtcaccggagcagtagaacgcactaccgaacttaggggtgttacatttggaaCATTTATTTCTTGGGATATTTTCTCCTCCTCTTTTAGTATTTAACTTCTTTGATTTATTTCAATGCTTAATGTAACCTCTAACAAACTGTTAagactagatacacgggagtatactagttagacaccctATGTGCCTATCAGGTATACATCTATAAGGCATAAAGCTAATAAAACTATTAGGCATAGTTGCCAGCTGTCAGGTGTAAAGCCAGAAGAACAACCATATCAGACatacattgtctatcaatgatcattcatgaaGTAGGCTCAAAAGCCATGGGCAGTACTGTATctatggtccctaattggtatgccAATCGATCCAACCTATACACTGATGTTTAGGCGTACATGGGCAACTTTAACATCTTTCGTTAATCATTATTTCCTTACATGTATTATTCATTGTAGAAAACAGAGAATTTggaaatttttcttttatatttcttcatactaaaataatttacaagcattctaatttatatacaaaggctaggactaactaggaaactaataatagccaataaatacaatgattcctaattatattctaatttacaACTAATTTACACTGATTAAGGGATTTACACTAATTGGGGGATTCTAACACTCTCCCTCAAGTTGGTTCATGTAAGTTGCAcatgcccaacttgcaaactagggTATGAAACCCCTTACAACTTAATCCCTTAGTGAACACATCAGCTAACTGGTCTTTCGACCCTACGTAAGAGATACTTAAGGAACCATTAAcaactttttcttttatgaagtgtTTGTCAATCTCTATTTGCTTGGTCTGATCATGCTGAACTGGATTGTGAACTATACTGATGGTAGCTTTGTTATCACAGAACAGGGACAAACCACTAGTTTCCAGCAATTTTAATTCCTCTATCAACTTTTGTAACCACAATAGTTTATAAATACCTTGAGCCATTGCTCTAAACTCAGCCTTTGCACTGGATCTAGCTATCATAttttgcttcttgcttctccaagtgaCCAGATTACCACCAACAAAAGTACAGTAACCAGATATCGATCTCCTATCATCAAGAGATCCACCCTAATCTGCATCTGTAAAGGCCTTAATCTAAAGATGGCCATGATTTGAGAAAGAAGTACTTTCCCAGGTGTAGATTTTAAGTATCGCAAGATGCGGAAAATAGCCTCGAAATGAGGTTCATGAGGATCATGCATATACTGACTCACTAGACCCGCTGCATATACTATATCTGGTCTGGTATGCGAAAGGTAAATTAGTATGCTAACCAACCTCTGATATCTCCCAATATCCATGGATTCCCCAACTCCAGCTTACAATTTATGATTTGTCTTAATGGGAGATTCTGCTGGTTTacaacctagcattcctgtttccTCCAACAGATCTAGTATGTACTTCCTTTGAGAAATAAAGATTCCTTTATCTGATATGGCAACCTCTATTCCAAGAAAGTACTTTAGCCTTTCCAAATCTTTGATTTCAAACTCCTATGTTAGTTGTTCCTTTAGATGAATCATTTCTTCCCTATCATCACCAGTTAccacaatatcatccacatagacaATAAGCAAAGTGATCTTACGCCTATAGTGTTTTATAAACAAGGAATGATCAACATTGCTTTGGTAGTATCCAAAAGAAACCATAGCTTAACTAAACCTGTCAAACCATACCCTGGGTGACTATTTTAAACCATAGAGTGCTTTCTTCAATCTGCAAACTTTTCCTTTGGTCTTCCCACCCTGGAGGGATTTCCATATATACTTCTTCTTTCAAATCACCATGTAGAAAGACATTTTTTACATCAAACTGCTGCAAATCCCACTCAAGATTTACTGCACATGATAGTAAAATTCTGATGGTATTCATTTTAGCAACAAGACCAAACGTTTCCTGGTAATCTACCCCATACATCTGTGTGAAGCCTTTTGTTACTAGCCTAGCCTTATACCTTTTAATTGAACCATCTCCTCTATGTTTCACAGTGAACACTCACTTGCATCCAACTAGTTTTTTCCCCATTGGTAGAGTAAAAAGTTCCCATGTCTCATTCTTTGCTAGAGCTTTCATCTCCTCCACCATGGTTGCCTTCCCTTTTGGATCAAAACATGCTTTCTTCCAATCCTGTGGGATAGAAACAAACAATAGAAAGGCTCTATAGGATGGAGACAAAGAATCATGGGAAATGAAATTAGATATGGGATGTTTAGTACAAGTTCTAACACCTTTTTTTAGAGCAATAggaatatcaaaattattattagaAGAAGGAAGAGTAGACTGAGAATTAAAATTAGACTCTTCAGGAACCAAAGGAGACTCATCACATACCTCAGGGTATTCAGGAATTGAATCCAGAGATTCCGATTGATCAGCAATCTCCTACTCGATGGCTATATCTGTCTTATTCTGCTGAGTATAGATTCTCAAATCTGGTCCATTTAATCTCCCTCGAGATTTAGGTGACTCCCCCTGAGTATGATTATTAGGTATAGGGTTTAGACCCAGATTTTCCCTTTGAAGTTGAAAGTTGGGAGAGCACAAAGAAGAAGGGAAAGACACCTCTTTTTCCTTCCTATACTCCCCCTGAAGAGGTGGATGGAAATAAGATTCAGATTCCCTAAAGGTAACATCCATGCTCACAAAATATTTTTGTGCAGGAGGGTGATAACACCTATACCCCTTCTGAGTACTGGAATAACCAACAAAGACACACTTGAGGGCTTGAGGTTCTAACTTCCCCCTATTAGGCTGATGAACAAAGCAAACACAACCAAAGACCTTTGGAGGAACAATATATGAATTTTTACCTTGCAAAACCTCTAAAGGACTCTTAAACTCTAAAGTCCAAAGTGGCATCCTGTTAATAAGATATGTAGCAAAAAGAATTGCATCCCCCCAGTAAGGTTTGGGAATATTCATTGTAAACATAAGAGACCTAGCAACCTCAAGTAAATGTCTATTTTTTCTCTCAGACACTCCATTttgagcactagtgttaacataaCTAGTCTGATGCAAAATTTCATGTAACTTCAAATATTCCTGAAAAACTCTATTCATATACTCTGTGCCATTATCAGTTCTCAGTATTttaacatgagcatcaaattgggtgctaatcattttgtgaaactgctgaaaatatgaaaaatacgTCATTTTTCCCTTTCATCAGATATACCCAAGTTAACCTGCTACAATAATCAATAAAGGTCACAAACCATCTATAACCTGATAAAGACATGGTTTGAGTAAGCCCTCACACATCAGAATGGATAGTCATAAAAGGAATTGAAGCCTTATTATTTATTGCAGGATAAGATTGTCTAGTATGTTTGGCAAACTCACAAGCATCACATACTAACAATTTAGTTTTGCATTACTTAAACAAAAGAGGATGAAGTTTCTTTAAAACAGTAAATAAAGGATGTCCAAGTCTCCTATACAACTAAATAATTTCTTCCTCAGCATGTTAGTAGCatactctagagcatatcatttagtatgtatcttgtacatgttttattaataaaaaggcaatttcacttttttgtttacataatgtatttatgtgtaatagaaaaggtccattgatattttgttagaaattttattcttaagttgttaagaatatgagtgacagtacttctagcacaaagtatcataaattgtttcacaatcgatgatacttcacataggacataacttatccagaaagattgtattcatatttgttcccaaggtatttatatgagatataaataagatggaatggtgagtctcatgccatataacaaacatgataggcacttatacatgataagtaggtcgaactagtgacacttatgacaagcacgtggagtttactcttgtcaatgcattgtcataaatcatatcagtgcatataatctttagacctgagatagcacaattatcttgtatataggtggtttgagtttgatactgctttcatacttgtactgtgcatgggtatatgggcatgtgttggctcctactagttatatatggagataggtgttgatcaagatggaatctgttaccctaagtaaatagggataaaatcctatgttcatttaattgttcttgatgtttcaagttcctggtcaggacagataaatttaatcagaaaagagtttctgatgagaaaatctttttaatcaagaactggaattaaaagagagcataatattcatagcaaatggggtttgacataaaccatgactccaacttgaattgggattttgtaacagagagattctagtacatggtaacatatgattataggttcatttaaggcattccttattactgattaggtggccatagcatgctatgctaggtgttaaccatgtttTATGAGgtccctaaaatgatttagagaaaatcatttatggtaagaaaaagttctgatgatattaagagttgatatcatatctcattgccaattagtgatgagcctaatgagtcatacatatacacaagtaatcaccaagttaaatgtgatttaattaattagttaaagagtttaattgattaattaaataggtttggtttgcaattagattgcaaagtccctagcatggcttgaaaccaaatctaggttattggatgtatagtataagttaaatttatttttaaagtatttaaatatgaatttaattatgagaaattaattaatagagattaattaattaatttatatttgatataaattgattagaagaggagaaataatgattttggattgagaactcaaaattacaacacaagggtaatttggtcatttcacagggtgatatgtggcaccatgagatgatgacatatggcatcatggtttgtcatttatcttcctatcatgtatgatgatcaaagtcaagattaaacctagctttgacactttgCTTAATgtaattaggtcaattaaaataagatgcaattagaagatgacatgtgatAAGGGTTTtatgtgatgacctaattataaaagggaaagaatgaaagaataaaacACATTCTAATTTTTCTCTAAATGGTGCCGCCACCCATAAAGCTctcctcctctcttcttcttcatctgtcatcaattcaaagagaattacccatattctcttgaattaaaattgctagaaattgtttttagtgtcctatatacatctacaacctctctaaaggcaaatccctaatttctaattggttggaaaggcttgagaagctgttcaaggggctgccattggtgatcttggtatggacaagctagagggacaacatttggggtcctaggtgcttcccaaaggtaccaatcacatctacagtgcatcaaaaggttagtgcacatgttattcttttaatctagggttctaatgaattaatttgttaatttaaaaattttaaatgccaaatgtagatcctaatacatatcttttaatatgcaattgaacattgaaatcaattaggtacataatgaatatTGCATGACACATGAgatcctagaagaaaatttttgaattcaatgttccaatgcaccaattatcatgcttccgctccttcaattggtatcagagccactatatttgccatttagattgttcaatatgtgatttaattatgtgatttgatcaagagttgattatttcattgctggttggaccaacaaaggtggtGGCTTGGTTATCACCATGATGGTGCGCATGATTTGGCCATGTTTGATGGGTCTAAGCATGCGCATGGTTTTTGGGCTTGAGtatgggcttggtttcaaggaccataattaggcccatgactatttaaaatatttaattaaaagttttaatcacacaattaaattttgattcaaaaatgaatttttaaatttgtttgaatgtgattcaaatctgaatttttaaatttgtttgaatcatattcaaatctggattttttagttgaatatgagatattcaatttaatttaagtatgtatgttttatttaattgttaaatagtaatatgcatgatgggtgatcatggacaataaaagatcaatgtgattggatttatttcttttatttttctttgggttataaattaattaatttaattttggtggcatgtattataaaggttgtaatatttttggttttttgaggactttaaagtctatactattgtaaattcgccttagtatgccaaggattacaatgtaattggatcgcaagaagatcaaggaggtcaagagcattggtgggccaatggaaggaattcaagatcaagtgttgattatgtactccttcagcaactcttgtaatatgaatgaatgaaatgcacttaggaatgccccgattcaattcttggtggctcagaattgaatc contains these protein-coding regions:
- the LOC131177522 gene encoding uncharacterized mitochondrial protein AtMg00240-like, which gives rise to MDIGRYQRLVSILIYLSHTRPDIVYAAGLVSQYMHDPHEPHFEAIFRILRYLKSTPGKVLLSQIMAIFRLRPLQMQIRVDLLMIGDRYLVTVLLLVVIWSLGEARSKI